A window of Bactrocera tryoni isolate S06 unplaced genomic scaffold, CSIRO_BtryS06_freeze2 scaffold_25, whole genome shotgun sequence genomic DNA:
ACGGTATCGTACGGTAaagcgggcggtagaagcggtgttggctaataatttacattgcgctctcataagataggtcgtatcagttGATTCGGGCTGCGGTTTTGCGTTGGTCGCTGTTTCTGCTATAAggattcgtttaattgcccagaagctaaatttaacaaaatctgtggttcatgacattatgatggagcacttgaacatgcgcaaagTGTaagcgaagatggtcccaaaaatGCCGCCGAGTGGaagtgccaagaaaatttgaacatgtgtgacaTGAATAACATAATCATAGGTGAGGAGTCATAGatatttgagtatgatcccgagacaatgAGGTAATACAGCGAGTGGCACACGCCGTCAGAGGGGATCCAATCAGCATTCGGCTGTCAAGGATATTCTGGAGAATACCTTGCGTTACGCCTTCAatacttggaaatcgcgctgacaGCGCAGCATCGacacagaaggagcctattttgaaagtttttaaaagaattgtaacgattgttccaataatttttttaagtaacccgattccccaatcgatgacgatggagcagatgttccattgcccgaccatgaagaagttcgaatagcaattacccgcctgaagaacaacaaagcgacgggggccgatggattgccggccgagctattcaaacacggcagcgaagaactgataaggagcatgcatcagcttttttgtaaaatatggccggacgaaaacatgcccaacgattggaatttaagtgtgctctgcccaatccataaaaaaggagaccccacaatctgcgccaactaccgtgggataagcctcctcaacatcgcatataaggttctgtggagcgtattgtgtgaaagattaaaacccaccgtcaacaaactgattggaccttatgagtgtggctttagacctggcaaatcaacaaccgaccagatattcaccatgctccaaatcttcgaaaagacccgtgaaagaagaatcgacacacaccacctcttcgtcgatttcaaagctgctttcgacagcacgaaaaggagctgcctttacgctgcgatgtctgaatttggtattcccgcaaaactaatacggctatgtaaactgacgttgagcaacacgaaaagctccgtcaggatcgggaaggacctctccgagccgttcgataccaaacgaggtttcagacaaggcgactccctttggtgcgacttcttcaatctgctgctggagaaaattattcgagctgcagaacttaatcgagcaggtacaatcttttataagagtgtacagctgttggcgtatgccgatgatattgatattatcggGATCAACatccgcgctgttagttctggtTTCTCCaggctagacaaggaagcacagaaaatgggtctggcagtgaacgagggcaagacgaattatctcctgtcatcaaacaaacagtcgtcgcactcgcgacttggctctcacgtcactgctgacagtcataactttgaagttgtagataatttcgtctatttagaaaccagtattaacaccaccaacaatgtcagcctggaaatcaaacgcaggattgctcttgccaacaggtgctacttcggactgagtaggcaattgaaaagtaaagtcctctctcgacgaacaaaagccaaactctataagtcactcataattcccgtcctgctttatggtgcaaaggcttggacgatgagtcgacgttacgagttttcgagagaaaagttctgcgaaagatttatgtttCTTTCCATCGacttcgagaagctgcaatcacaacagacagccgaacgattttctactcggcttgcactcccgctctctgagagcactcatcagcaactcggtataagggaactgagACGGCCttcgtacagctgcaaacgaaaccgttggttttcggaaaatgcaaaaaaaaaaaaaaaaacagctagtacgatgaggagtgccatgtcgcagcagagagaaaacagactgcctacctcgtaacgttacgatcgacaGCAACACGTtcggaatgggatagataccgagggCTGagaagggaagcgagacgcatttgcagacagaaaaagaggccgaaatgcgtgcgACAAGCTGTGCGacacccgtctgaagaacaacagagcggccgatgaattgccggccgagcttttCAAGACCGCTTTTTCGGCGGTGAAGAACTGGTAAGGATAATgcttcagcttctttgtagaatatggtctgACGAAAGCATGCGCAACGTTTGGAATTAGCCCTACAaagcataattaaaaaaaaaaaaaaaactatgtcgTTTGGCGTAGGATAAGAagttaaggaaaaaaataaaaaaataataattacttattataaaaaattaagttattatttCTGTTCCACATGAGgtacacttttttttggcataatgagaaaatcaaacaatttcaaataatttgacTTAGCATGATAAacttataaacataaaaagttttatttattggatcgtTTTCTATTCCCGAATATATTTCAAAGTCGTAAGCAAACCCACGATCGCCGCAATGAACCAGCAGTTTATACCCCCATTTAAGCGGAACACTTTGACACATTTTCTTAAGTGTTTCTAAAATaggttttattttatgaagacGATCATGTTCTGGATTACCTGTGGGGCGCATCAATGTATTGTCATTGAAATGAAGAAATTGACAGATTTTTGTGAAGTAATTGATCGCCTTCGTTTCCATTATCAGTGGTAAACCCAATTCAGATGTTCAATATATTCGCAAATTTGGCAATGGTGCAAAGCTCATATGCAAACAGGCCCCTAAGAACTTTTTCAATTCAGCAGTTGTAATTTGGAATCTTTTTGAATACTAAATTTAAGCATTTCTTCTGCAATATGCCTGAGTAATTCTTCatcaaaaaaccacaaaaaatacCGTAGAGGAGTTTCGAATCCTATGTTGGTGGCGGTAAGTTTGTGTCTCCGGTAAACATAGAAGATACTGGTTGAAAAGGTGTTTTTTTCCCAGATAAATCTTCTTTTTTCCTCTTGATGGCAGACACAGATTTTTTAGATCTGTTAGCACCGGCACTATTCATGAAAATGGATGGCGGTCTAGTATTACGTGATATTATTTGCATTAGATACTAGGTTCGCACCAGAAGTACTAGGCAACTGAGTAGTTGATGTTTGCTGCTGATCAATCTCAGTGTCTATGATACGAACATCCTGGTTATCGGGGACAAACAATGATGTCTCTTCGGTGATAATGTACATTTCGTGTCGACAAGTGATTCCGATATAAAGTTTACAGTACtctgaattttttcaatatcttcaTCAGTTTCGGCATCAGAAAAGTCTTCGTCTTCTTCATTTTGTGATGGTACAGCCAAAAAATCTTCAATATAAACGTTTTTCGACATAATATAgcgaaaaatttaagaatttataaGTATTAGCGTCGTATGTATTTAGTCATAAAAATGACCGCTATGCACGGAGTACTGCATCATAAACGcctgaaaaatatacataaattgaattttttaattacactaGTACAATAATAAACTTACCTCttcaaaatacataatttttccaacacttttttatatttaccaattttaaaactttttcgtaagcattttttaaccattttagAAATGTCATGTTAGAactgtataaactgacgttgagcaataccaaaaggtccgtcaggatcgggaaggacctctccgcgctgttcgataccaaacgtggtatcagacaaggcgactccccatcgtgcgacttcttcaatctgctgctggagaaaataattgcagctgcagaacttaattgagcaggtacaatcttctataagagtgtacatctGCTGACGTCTgctgatgatattaatatctggtctcaacacccgcgccgttagttctgctttctccagacaaacaaacaagtgggtctggcagtgaacaagggcaagacgaaatatctcctttcGACAAACAAAAAGTCGCTCCCAAAAAGAGGCTCCCACGTTACTTTTGACAggcataactttgaagtcatagataatttggatgaaaatactccagatctgaaagtattcgacgcagtacccgccggggaaaccAGAGAAATACCTCCAATccgttggagaaggacctggctgcgcttggtgtctcgaattggcgccaaaatgCTAAAACAAGatacgattggcgcgctgttgctaagacggctataaccgcgtatgcAGTATCGGCACCATTAAACAAGAAGAAAAATGGGCAATAAAGGTTTAATCAAAAACTTCCATATTTATGGCGCGTAGGCTCGATTCTATGCACAATTATAACAGTCATTGGATGAAGCAGAATATCATATCCTCGTTTTGTTTTCATAGTTTTTTCtctgagaaaaatatttatttgtaatacctAAATTCAATCGAATAGATATATCAAACGAAAAATATGGTGTCCATATGTCTGTCCGGCATTCAGATGTTCATACAAGCAATAAAAAGTCATTAGTAATTAATTTGACTGTAGCGTAGGAGCAGCAGGGCTGCATATGAATGGATATTAAAATTGGATAATGTGCTCAAAGCAACTTCTccgtatactatatataaagttttccatttatgttcttatatatatgtatacatcaaTTGAAGCATGTACCGCGACCTCTCATCAGTCACAGAGAATCCAGGCTCAGTAGACTCCTCCTCGGTGCTATTAAGGCGATTTGATCCCTATTCGGATACATAGATCTAAGGGTTTCATACTGATATCTATACGGTTGTGAAATTAGCACAAATTAAGCTCATTACGAGGTGACATTCCTTGGCCGGGTAAAGTCTTGTCCTTACTATCGTTGGGACTGTctgcataaaaaaaatgtaagcttTCCGTTAGGAATCGGTGGCGTAAAACTGGTTTTAGACCTATATTCTCTTAagcaaagttgttcaaaatGATCCGATGAATTTTTCCCTTGTAAgtgattttttcgtttttttttttgctccttGTAAACTCTCCAAACCCGTGAaatgttaatttataaaattccgTTTTTTAGACACATTTCGTAAAACACCGTAACGGCCAAACTTCAGACGTgactaactacagaaaacaACTAAAACTTTGGTTTCTCAATTATCCTCCGGTTCCTGTTTTTTTGGGGGTGTTGTGCAACACTTTAACCTCTTTTTATGTTAGATACAACAAatcttcaaaattaattaaaaaataaacagaaattaaGTAAATGAATTGCTCGCGGTTTTACAATTCAAATAGTTCTTAATACGACGCTATTCGATAGGCTTAATTGACAATGTCGAAGGTGGAATATAATATTGATGTTAGCAATAATGATTAAGATTGTGTATATTTCGTGTAGATTTCGAAGCAGCTGTTGAAAGCATCAACATCTTGACAAAAGGGTATAAAGTGTAATGTAAGTTAgccattaaaatatatgtatatatattatttaatattgagatgagttgaaaaaattagtaattcgaaaaatttaattgccCTTGGGGCATTTTGGTAAACATTTTCGATATTCGACTGTATATTGAGATCAATGTCACGGTTCGCCAtatttaaccctggtcgagacgaACGGTCTGacacacttagtcgagaccaatggtgcttggctaggcccaggctagtttacatacatttgtatggaaatacgtgttgtatttacgctcatatatgtacaatatagatacatttttgaaatttcttacctctcgatttggttgaaatcaaattgactgccttgttcactcttggcgtggcaatagcgttcacaaaaaatctaacattttgataaaaattacatttttcttaacctttaaaacgctctagcggctaaagtatttgacctaggtgggtcaaataaattgcaccggtttgcactttcaggaaagccctcatcctcccctctatccctaccaggggcgtggcaatagcgttcacaaaaaatgtaacattttgagaaaagttacatttttcttaacctttaaaacgctaaagcggctaaagtatttgacctagataaacatacaaaccaatttggacatgtaacaaacatgaaaacagataaatcaaccgtgcgaagtgattgaaacataccaaagttcatatattttcatacaaaatatatagggtctagccaagcaccattggtgcactaaggtgtaatattataatatcgtttttcgtccttttcgacacgatatcaatgaattttttttctgaattctgtagacaataaaattctaggaagctacctggaagcgcaagtcgtttgctacactctaaatatatttaaataacatttaaaaacaaaatatgcctggccagacccgagggtctcgatgagggttaacaatacgaaatttgttttctttaagtttttattgttattcattCACTTATACTATACAAGTGCTTAATTCAAGAAATACTAtacttctttattttatttgcagtgAAGGAGGTTTCTTTAAAGCGCATTTGTATTTTCCGAAAGAGTACCCCTTACGTCCTCCACGAATGAAGTTCGTGACAGAAATTTGGCATCCTAACATTGAAAAGAACGGagatgtatgtatttctattcTACACGAGCCTGGCGATGATAAATGGGGCTACGAAAAGGCATCTGAACGTTGGTTACCAGTACACACCGTTGAAACGATATTGATATCTGTGATATCAATGCTGGCTGATCCAAACGATGAATCTCCAGCTAATGTTGATGCTGCTAAGGAGTGGAGAGAGTCGTATCCGgattttaaaagaaaagtagCTAGATGCGTAAGGAAAAGCCAAGAGGAATGTTCATAGAgatttgcagtttttttttattcataaacaaTTTGGTacattaaaatcaattattttatttttgtcactTAAATAGATAATATCTCTTTAGTGACGtcatttgcaaaattaaaaaactgtctacatttttaaatcgttttatttgatattatgtGGTTTAAATGAGTCGTTATTGGAAAATTGGCACACAAAAGTTTAGTAGttataaagtaataatttttggtgcaagaaaacataaataatttatataaagcatttaacaataaatttctttCAACTGAAATATAAATCTTTAACTTGTAAATAGTTATAATAGTAtgtcattatttttacttttcaaattaCAATTGACTCTTATTACTTAAAACatcatttgtttacatatttgatGTATTCCGGTGGTCTGTGGTGATAATGTTCGTACGCGTTTAAGAGCATGAGTCACCATTATACACCCTGCGTTCAAAAAATAACGTTTTCTTTTTCCAAAATGGAGGTAGcgtttattggaaaaaaatgctGTAATTATAGGAAATGCGTTCCTTTGTTAGAGCTGACGTTTATTCAATTGTTGCTCTAATCTCCCACGATATTTACActctgtcaagaaagtatcgggaataaTTAATTTCCCCctctcatctcccgcttatGTGGAAtacaggtaaatttttttttctgtgttgCAAACGGTAACATTTTTATCTGTGTTGAGATTGGGTGAAAATGTCCTATGGTGTcaaatgaaaagtgaaattttgacGTTTGCAATTCAAACCAAACGCATTTGCGTTTTTGTCTaggtaattaaattataaaatatatccgcaaacttaataaaattaaaagcacgAAGATTGATTTGTTAATTACAATATTAATGAGACTatacaaattcataaatttaggtgctacttcggactgagtaggcaattgagaagttaagcagctgcgttggctaggtcatgtcgtccgtatggatgaaaacactccagctctgaaagtactcgacgcagtacccgccggggaatcCAGAGGAAGACCTTCCAATccgttggagaaggacctggctgcaatTGGtgtctcgaattggcgccaaaatgCTAAAAGAAGatacgattggcgcgctgttgctaactcggctataaccgcgtaagcagtatCGGCACCATTAAACAAGAAGAAAAATGGGCAATAAAGGTTTAATCAAAAACTTCCATATTTATGCGCGTAGGCTCGATTCTATGCAGAATTATAACAGTCATTGGATGAAGCAGAATATCATTTCCTCGTTTTGTTTTCATAGTTTTTTCtctgagaaaaatatttatttgtaatacctAAATTCAATCGAATAGTTATATCAAACGAAAAATATGGTGTCCATATGTCTGTCCAGCATTCTGATGTTCATACAAGCAATAAAAAAGTCATTAGTAATTAATTTGACTGTAGCGAAGGAGCAGCAGGGCTGCATATGAATGCATATTAAAATTGGATaatgtgtgtgtggcatgtaccgcgacctaaggtctattgtgccctctcctcaGTCACAGAGAATCCAGGCCCAGTAGACTCCTCCTCGGTGCTATTAAGGCGATTTGATCCCTATTCGGATACATAGATCTAAGGGTTTCATACTGATATCTATACGGTTGTGAAATTAGCACAAATTAAGCTCATTACGACGGCACCAAAAATGAATGCCACATCAATGACATTAGCGATCTTCAAGAGGCATAATAGGAATAATGACTCCCATTCTGTTTAGTGTAAGAAGTATCAGAATATTTATTACGACACTTCTAATAACTCGCCCGAAATTACCATCGCTAGCCTTTCTGATAACCTGGTGACTTATTCTAGCCTTCGTCAGACTAGCATCAGAATACCTGCCCATAAGTATCTCAATCTATGCTGACGAGGTGACATTCCTTGGCCGGGTAAAAATCTGGACAATGTCGAAGGTGGAATATAATATTGATGTTAGCAATAATGATTAAGATTGTGTATATTTCGTGTAGATTTCGAAGCAGCTGTTGAAAGCATCAACATCTTGACAAAAGGGTATAAAGTGTAATGTAAGTTAgccattaaaatatatatatattatttaatattgagatgagttgaaaaaattagtaattcgaaaaatttaattgccCTTGGGGCATTTTGGTAAACATTTTCGATATTCGACTGTATATTGAGATCAATGTCGTGGTTCGCCATacttaaccctggtcgagaccaacggtctgatacacttagtcgagaccaatggtgcttggctgggcctaggctagtttacatacatttgtatggaaatacgtgttgtatttacgctcatatatgtacaatatagatacatttttaaaatttcttacctctcgatttggttgaaatcaaattgactgccttgttcacgcttggcgtggcaatagcgttcacaaaaaatg
This region includes:
- the LOC120780330 gene encoding ubiquitin-conjugating enzyme E2 G1-like; amino-acid sequence: MSELQSSLLLKKQLAELNKNPVEGFSAGLIDENDIFRWEVLIIGPPDTLYEGGFFKAHLYFPKEYPLRPPRMKFVTEIWHPNIEKNGDVCISILHEPGDDKWGYEKASERWLPVHTVETILISVISMLADPNDESPANVDAAKEWRESYPDFKRKVARCVRKSQEECS